One genomic segment of Caldisericota bacterium includes these proteins:
- a CDS encoding iron-containing alcohol dehydrogenase: MDSFTFKLPTKIVFGKGKFEKLGEEAKQIGKKALIVTGKHFAKSSGLLDKAKKTLKENDVEFVEFSEIEPNPESDTVDKGGELARKENVDFIVAIGGGSVIDASKGIAAVTVSKYPVWDYCERPPKANVPDNALPILAVITVAATGSEADAGGVITNSKTRSKRSLWGKSLFPKTSIVDPLLTLSVPKKQTIDGVIDMIIHILESYLSSHALSPVSDRISENLMKEAMKQGEIIINDLQNIGARESLSWISTLALSGFPTAGRRGPMPMHALEHPISGLYKIPHGRGLAALLPSFLYHTKEMHSDRLKLLGKSIFSTDSPTKAIERLVHWMKKIDAFTSLKKLGIKNESIEKFTLMSIEDANANGIVQAREPLTKEKIIQIYETAYNYKDLFRKV, encoded by the coding sequence GATAGGGAAAAAAGCATTAATTGTCACAGGAAAACACTTTGCTAAATCTTCAGGACTGTTAGATAAAGCCAAAAAAACGCTTAAAGAAAATGATGTAGAATTTGTAGAATTTTCCGAAATAGAACCAAACCCGGAGAGCGACACTGTAGATAAAGGGGGAGAATTAGCACGCAAAGAAAATGTCGACTTCATTGTAGCAATTGGCGGGGGGAGCGTAATTGATGCATCAAAGGGAATTGCAGCAGTTACGGTAAGTAAATATCCTGTGTGGGACTATTGCGAAAGGCCACCAAAAGCAAATGTACCCGACAATGCACTGCCCATTCTTGCAGTTATAACAGTAGCTGCAACAGGCTCTGAAGCTGATGCAGGAGGGGTAATAACAAATAGTAAGACAAGAAGCAAAAGATCATTATGGGGAAAAAGCCTGTTTCCAAAAACATCCATTGTAGACCCACTCCTGACATTGTCAGTGCCAAAAAAACAAACCATTGATGGCGTAATTGATATGATTATTCACATTTTAGAAAGTTATCTTTCATCTCATGCGTTATCACCTGTATCAGACCGCATCTCAGAAAATTTAATGAAGGAAGCAATGAAACAGGGAGAGATCATAATAAATGACCTCCAAAATATAGGTGCGAGAGAATCACTTTCTTGGATTTCTACGTTAGCTCTCTCAGGTTTTCCAACTGCAGGAAGAAGGGGCCCAATGCCAATGCATGCACTTGAGCACCCAATATCCGGATTATACAAAATTCCTCATGGAAGAGGACTTGCAGCGCTTCTACCATCATTTTTGTATCACACAAAAGAAATGCATTCAGATAGACTTAAACTACTTGGAAAATCAATTTTCTCAACAGATTCTCCCACAAAAGCCATTGAGCGCCTTGTCCACTGGATGAAAAAGATCGACGCCTTCACATCGCTTAAGAAACTTGGCATAAAGAACGAAAGTATAGAAAAATTTACACTTATGTCTATAGAGGACGCCAATGCAAATGGCATTGTGCAGGCAAGAGAACCTCTTACAAAAGAAAAAATCATACAGATTTACGAAACAGCATACAATTATAAAGATTTGTTCAGAAAGGTGTAA